The Dreissena polymorpha isolate Duluth1 chromosome 2, UMN_Dpol_1.0, whole genome shotgun sequence nucleotide sequence tttttttaatatcctctccaaaacaattaattacttaatgaattatcaGAAGCGAATAAGGTTTAAGCAAATTAGCCTTAATTAAAAACTTCCTTAAACTTGTTTACAGCTGTGTTATTTAGCATCTGACAGTTAAAAACACACCAAGTAATCAACTACAACATCGTTAATTGCATCGATGCAAACATATCAgtcatataaaaagtataaattaataaatgtattggaagtaatctgtaaaaataaatataaatgtaaaaacattattttgtcacTGGTTAAAAGATAAGAGCATAACATATCAAAATCACAGATAACGCTTTGTAACggataatataaaatacaaatattttgagTGAAAAGTTGGTGTCAGCAATTGTGGAAATAGTTCTCTAAAACATCCGGACAATCAGCAGGGAAATTGACACAGTGAACAGGAATGCAAGAGTCATCGATGAAGTATTAGGGGTCTGAAATAGAAAAAATGATAACTTTGAACACTGAAATGTGGAGGCAGCAGTTGTAGTCGGATGAGAATTTAAACTTTCGCAAAGCTAATAATAGAATTACTACAGTGAAACATCTTAATAGACTTGAAAGACGTACTCTTTAAGTTTTAGAACACAAACGAGCATACCAGGAAATAGTTGTATTTGCTACTAAAACAGCATTTGGTTTAAAGCTTACTACTTACATAGATTCTAAAAGTCGGTTTtgaaatcaaaatgtgtttatacatttttgtCAAACGCTAAACTGTCAAAATGAACGCACCGTGCTACTGCCAGCGGTAATCGTGGCGGCATTTCCACCGGTAGTCGTGGCGGCATTTCCGCCGGAAGTCGTCGCTGCGGTGGTAGTTTCGACCTGCTGAGCCACTGTGGTAGTAGTCTCGTTACATATAGACGCTGAAAGATAATAGGGCATTGTATAGGAAGAGTACGGATGACGAAGGAATGAATGGTGGTGGGTGGAGTTCTGTTGGAGAATTGTACTCATCATAGAATaatataaagcatgaacattacGTAAAATATTGTCGTTGAAAGCAAAACAATCGTGAATACAGAACggcaataatacaattataataaatcaTCTATGGAATAGAATGACTAATTGCGTAAGTGAAGGGAAAGTTTCACCGATAGTAAGATATGGGTTCTGTAAGAAATCTAGAGAGCTAGAAGATCGTGTCTACagattataaaataatacattgacaatATCGTCAGCAAATGACGAATagaaatttgtttgaataatgcTTTCTTTGATTCCCAGATAGAAAGCATAATATGTTCTTTCTCTTTTCTCTACccctactactaatactactgctactactactactactactactactactattactactactactactactactactactactccaactactactactactactactactactactactactactactactactactactactactactactttactactactactactactactactacttctactactactactactactactactactactactactactactactactactactactactactactactactactacttctactattactactactactactgctactacaactacaacaacaactactactactactactactactactactactactactactactactactactactactactactactactactactactactactactattactactactactactgctactacaacaacaacaactactactactactactactactactactactactactactactactactactactactactactactactaccactactactactactactactactactactactactactactactactactactactactactactactactacttctactactgctactactgctactcctactactactactactactactactactactactactactactactactactactactacaactaccacttcgacaactactactacagaATATTATGGATGTAATTCTTTAACTTCCTCATATAATCAAACCACTTTAATTGTCTAACTTTGTTTGatttacaataacaatactttatatttttaaacaatcctCACATTcctctttatttattttttaactcaaGTGTATTGCAATTAAAAGGAAAGTACATCGTTTTAACTATATATTGTTTGATTTCTTACATTATAGTATAcgtacacatttaaacaaacgaacgctaataaaataaagcaaagcgCTGCGAAGATCTAAATTGTTTCTGTTCAGTGAAATCATCACTTTATCGATTTCAGTTTAGATTCCACGCATGCGCACAAACGTACCTGTAACTTATATGACAGACATTAAACATCTTTCAAAATATTTCATCACAAAAAAACTCcctctttatattatttttgaccAGAAGATTAAATGACTCAGAGGAATAACAATGTTACGTTCTACTTGAATTGATGTGTCCAAACAGATTCAAAAGTGGTGATGGGTTTACCTATATAACTTGGcaggcatttaaaaaatatttttatatcctCTCCAAAACAGATATTTCCGCCGGAAGTCGTCGCTGCGGTGGTAGTTTCGACCTGCTGAGCCACGGTGGTAGTAGTCGTGTTACAAAACGCTGAAAGATAATAGGGAATTTTATAGGAAGAGTACGGATGACGAAAGAATGAATGGTGGTGTGTGGAGTTCTGATGGAGAATTGAACTCATCATAGAATAATATAAAACAGGAACATTGCGTAGAATATTGTCGTTGAAAGACAGAACGGCAATAATTCGAATTTAAAAAATCATCTATGAAATAGGACGACTAATTACGTAAGTGAAGAGAAAGTTTTACCAATTGTAGGATATGGGTTCTGTACGAAGTCAAGAGAGCTAGAAGATCGTGAATACAGATTATAAAATAGCAAATAGACAATATTGTCAGCAAATGacgaataaaaatatgtttgcaaaatgttTTCTTTGATTGCCAGATAGAACCCATTACATGTTCTTTCACTAttctttactactactactactactactactactactactactactactactactactactactactactactactactactactactactactactactacttctactactactactactactactactactactactactactactactactactactactactactactactactactactactactacaactactactactactactactacttctactactattactactactactacttctactactactactgctactactttttaactactgctactactactactactactactactactactactactactactactactactactactactactactactactactactctactactactactactactactactactactactactactactactacgactactacgactactactactactactactactactactactactctactactactactactactactactactactactactactactactactactactactactacgactactactactactactactactactacgactactactactactactactactgctactactactactattactactactactactactaactactactactactaccactactactactacgtactactactactactactactactactactactactactactactactactactactactactactactactactactactactactactactactactactactactactactactactactactactactactactactactactactactactactactactactactactactactactactactactactactactactactactactactactactactactactactactactactactactactactactacttctactactactactactgctactattatttctactgctacttctactgctactactactactactactactactactactactactactactactactactactactactactactactactactactactactactactactactactactactactctactactactactactactactactactactactactactactactactactactactactactactactactactactactactattactactactactactactactactactactactactactactactactactactactattactactactacttctactacttctactactactactactactactacttctacttctactactactactactactactactactactactgctactactattactactactactactactacttctactattactactactactattactactagtacaactaccacttcgactactactactacagaaTATTATTGATGTAATTTTTTAACTTCCTCATATAATCCAACTACTTTTATTGTCTAACTTTGTTGTTTtacaataacaattatttatatttttaaacaatccaAACATtcctctttaattattttttaactcaGGTGTATTGCAATAAAAAAGGAATGTACATCGTTTCcactatatattgtttaatttcttACATTAAAGAATTcgtaaacattttacaaataaacgcTCATAAAATAAAGCACAGCGCTGTGAAGATCTAAATTGTTTCTGTTCAGTGAAATCATCACTTTATCGATTCCAGTTTAGAGTCCACGCAATCGCACAAACGTACCTGTAAATTTTATGACAGACATTTTAAatctttataaatatttcatcacAAAAGAACTCCCTCTTTATAATATTGTTGCCCTTAAGATTAAATGACTCAGAGGAATAACAATGTTACCTTCAACTTGAATTGATGTGTCCACACAGATTCATAAGTGGTGATGGATTTACCTGCATACGTTGGCAggcatttataaaatatttttatatcctCTCCAAAACAGGCATTTTCGCCGGAAGTCGTCGCTGCGGTGGTAGTTTCGACCTGCTGAGCCACGGTGGTAGTAGTCTTGTTACATAACGCTGAAAGATCATAGGGCATTGCATAGGAAGAGTACGGATGGCGAAGGAATGAATGGTGGTGAGAGGAGTTCTGTTGGAGAATTGAACTCATCATACAATaatataaagcatgaacattacGTAGAATATTGTCGTTGAAAGCAAAACAATCGTGAAGTCAGAACggcaataatacaaatataaacaaaagctACGCattaggccgggtttccatgtctccgcgtccgcgttccgtgtccgtgtgtccgtgtccgcgaaaaaacgaactggttgaaatctgttggagcgtttccatgtatccgcgttccgcgtccgcatttttcgtccgcgtattgtgtccgtgaaaaatcgctcggtgagcgatttttcacggacgcggaCTCAGTGCACGGGCGGAAGTGAACATGAAtggtcgactttcaagcataaatattagtaaaaaatattatatttagtaagCGATCGAcctgaaatatacaaccaacgtaTGAAAGAATACAAAGACAAAGACATTACATCAAACATTGCGAATATATTACGTctgcatattgtacactctataatcgcttttcaaaTGACACAgtttatatttcaaacaagatataacgctaAAAGAAGTCgttatttatgttcttttttgtctATGCGGGTTCACATACAAGTTTTGAAGTCTGTAAAACGAATaatcagtaatgtttatcaatataacttTGCTAATTATCAGTAATTCAGCCTGTCCAGAGTGGCTTATCAGCTagttttagctttctgtactgtGGTGTTGGAGAAATTAGATGATAACGGTATGGAACAAGGAGATAATTAGGACTTTTTTTATACCTTTggttataacaatattaaaatattttgttaataattattaataacttaccAAGTTTCTGAACTCTTTATCGTTAAGCTCTAATTCTCTAACAAGATGGAAGTATATGTACCGTAAATTTGACGGTTTCTTATGATGGCACGTGTCCAGTACCTATGTCTGCGTTTCCGTCTACTAACATGCAGTGCTGCCGCAGCAGTCATCTCaaaaaatgtgtgctcttctaataacgacatcctaatcgtttggaatgagctttttacacggaaaggcttaaataataagcggatgcatggaaacgatactccgtgtccgtatacgtaacgcggacacggaacgcggacgcggagcgcggacgcggagcgcggacacggatgcatggaaacccggcctaacgggtgccacgctcggctgtgggtgcagttttaaataaatgaaagcttgtcagattttttaagaggtcatattgaccttgacctttgacctagtgacccaaaaatgggtgtggcatgtagaactaatcaaagtacagctacatatgaagtttcaaagttgtaggttgaagcactttgattttagagccaattttcaaaaccttaacaaaatgttaaggttttagcacggcggacgacATGACGACGGACACCCCCACGACGAGCTCCGAAAACAGTCGAGCTAACAATCATCTATGAAATAGGATGACTAAATACGTAAGTGAAGGGAAAGTTTCACCGATAGTAGGATATGGGTTCTGTAAGAAATCTAGAGAGCTAGAAGATCGTATATACAgattatacaataataaatagACAATATCGTCAGCAAATGacgaataaaaatatgtttgaataatgttttatttgattgccAGCTAGAACGCATTACATGTTCTTTCTCTTTTTGAAATCCTTTTTTAAATCCTATCATTAACTTAACACAAACTCAAGTgttaaaaataaagaaatcaaatttaagttataaatatttaaataaataaaaataaaaatagctaaatAGTTATGATAAAAAAGTTTACCAATAAATGCGAATATAAGTCCCGCTAGAAATAACGTGTTCATGATCAGCGTTTATCCTAGCTGCTCCAATGATGTATACACAACTTAGTGTGGGATACGCGTAGTGGCATCGATATCCGTCAGTTACAAAGGGCGGAGTCGCAGTCACGTGacttgttgattttgagtaaacgatatcatcatcatcattatcatcatcatcatcatcatcatcatcatcatcatcatcatcatcatcatcatcatcatcatcatcatcatcaaaaacatcatcatcatcatcattcgcATCAGCATTATTGGCATAATTGACAGATTCGACGTtgtcatcataatcaccatcatcgtcACAATTGTCTTCGAGATCATCAAAATCAGCAGCATCAACAATATCGTCACAAGCAGTAATATTATCTTATCCCCTAGCATCAGaattatcatcatcgttatcatcgtcgTTCTCGTCATCGTCAGTATATTCATCGTCGTCTGTTTATTATTGCTGTTCAGTTGCATCAAACTCACCACCGTGACCTTCATCGTCATCACCAATTCCATGAAATTCAACGTTGTAAGTTATGGCAAACTAAAATAAATTGCGATGTAATCGGTGTCCTAATAATAGTcacgataaaaaaaaaacatttactgaAATGATAAATGATGACACGAAAAATACCTCAGTCATATATTTCCCAATATTGCAGAAATCAACATTTCGAATGATAGCAAACTTTATCCATCGCTATCCATGTCATCTTTGAGGTCATGATCGAcattaacacatttaatttaat carries:
- the LOC127869113 gene encoding uncharacterized protein LOC127869113, whose amino-acid sequence is MNTLFLAGLIFAFIALCNKTTTTVAQQVETTTAATTSGENACFGEDIKIFYKCLPTYAAFCNTTTTTVAQQVETTTAATTSGGNICFGEDIKIFFKCLPSYIASICNETTTTVAQQVETTTAATTSGGNAATTTGGNAATITAGSSTTPNTSSMTLAFLFTVSISLLIVRMF